In Arthrobacter sp. B3I9, the following are encoded in one genomic region:
- a CDS encoding LysR family transcriptional regulator, producing MEIHQLEMLRELGALGSVKAVAETLLVTPSAVSQQLAALQKTVDVPLTRKEGRNLVLTEAGQVLADAGAAVVSAMADARTAIGAYHGSPDAPVTLSGFHSAGQALFAPLARLLAAPGQPRILLSDEDVAQQDFPALTARYDLVLAHRMDHSPRWPAERVAVIPLAHEPLDVALPAGHPLAGQRALTADDVVGEPWVTSHAGYSPADVLSAVAAVSSRELNIVHRINDYSTVARLVATGNVIGLLPRHTARPVLGPEIVLRPLKGISTRRRIDILARPENLKRRSVMMVCEALQSIMTDLVT from the coding sequence ATGGAAATCCACCAGCTTGAAATGCTCCGCGAACTGGGGGCTCTGGGCAGTGTCAAGGCCGTGGCCGAGACGCTGCTCGTGACGCCCTCTGCGGTGTCCCAGCAGCTCGCGGCCCTGCAGAAAACGGTGGACGTTCCGCTGACCCGGAAGGAGGGCCGCAACCTGGTCCTCACCGAGGCCGGGCAGGTGCTCGCCGACGCCGGGGCCGCCGTCGTCAGCGCGATGGCTGACGCCCGGACGGCGATCGGCGCCTACCACGGCTCCCCCGATGCGCCGGTGACCCTCAGCGGTTTCCACAGTGCCGGGCAGGCGCTGTTCGCCCCGCTCGCCCGGCTGCTGGCAGCCCCCGGGCAGCCGAGGATCCTGCTCTCCGACGAGGACGTGGCCCAGCAGGACTTCCCCGCGCTGACGGCCCGCTACGACCTTGTCCTCGCGCACCGGATGGACCACAGCCCGCGCTGGCCCGCGGAGCGCGTCGCGGTGATCCCGCTGGCGCATGAACCGCTGGATGTGGCGCTGCCTGCCGGCCACCCGCTGGCCGGGCAGCGGGCGCTGACGGCAGACGACGTCGTCGGCGAACCCTGGGTGACCAGCCACGCCGGCTACTCCCCCGCGGACGTGCTGTCCGCGGTCGCAGCCGTCTCCAGCCGCGAACTGAACATTGTCCACCGGATCAACGACTACTCCACGGTGGCCCGGCTGGTGGCGACGGGCAACGTGATCGGCCTCCTGCCGCGGCATACGGCGCGGCCCGTGCTGGGCCCGGAGATCGTGCTGCGCCCGCTCAAGGGCATCAGCACCCGGCGCCGGATCGACATCCTGGCCCGCCCGGAGAACCTTAAACGCAGATCGGTCATGATGGTCTGCGAAGCACTGCAGAGCATCATGACCGATCTGGTCACCTGA
- the gatB gene encoding Asp-tRNA(Asn)/Glu-tRNA(Gln) amidotransferase subunit GatB, giving the protein MTDATLSFEEAMEKYDPVLGFEVHVELNTKTKMFSSAPNVFGDEPNTNVNEVDLGMPGVLPVVNRTAIESSIKIGLALNCKIAENCRFARKNYFYPDTPKNFQTSQYDEPIAYDGYLDIELSDGTVFRVEIERAHMEEDAGKLTHMGGATGRIQGADYSLVDYNRSGVPLVEIVTKPIEGAGSRAPELAKAYVAAVREIVKNLGVSDARMERGNVRCDANVSLRPHGRERFGIRSETKNVNSLRAVEHAVRYEIQRHAAVLDSGEPVTQETRHWHEDTRTTTSGRAKSDADDYRYFPEPDLVPIVASREWVEELRATLPEPPAARRKRLQAAWGYSELEFRDVVNAGVMDEIEETIAAGATPTVARKWWMGEIVGRAKNADVDPGQLGVAPATIVELNKMVEDGKINNKMATEVLDGVLAGEGTPAEIVEKRGLAVVSDDGPLLEAIDAALAAQPGVADKIRGGKIQAIGAIVGGVMKATRGQADAARVRELILERLGVEG; this is encoded by the coding sequence ATGACTGACGCAACCCTGAGCTTCGAAGAGGCCATGGAGAAGTACGATCCCGTTCTTGGCTTCGAGGTCCACGTGGAGCTCAACACCAAGACCAAGATGTTCTCCTCCGCGCCCAACGTCTTCGGCGACGAGCCCAACACCAACGTCAACGAGGTGGACCTCGGCATGCCCGGCGTGCTGCCCGTGGTCAACCGGACCGCGATCGAGTCCTCCATCAAGATCGGCCTGGCGCTCAACTGCAAGATCGCCGAGAACTGCCGCTTCGCCCGGAAGAACTATTTCTACCCGGACACCCCGAAGAACTTCCAGACCTCCCAATATGACGAACCGATCGCGTACGACGGTTACCTGGACATCGAGCTCTCCGACGGCACCGTCTTCCGCGTCGAGATCGAACGCGCCCACATGGAGGAGGATGCCGGCAAGCTGACCCACATGGGCGGCGCCACCGGCCGCATCCAAGGCGCGGACTACTCGCTCGTGGACTACAACCGCTCCGGCGTGCCCCTGGTCGAAATCGTCACCAAGCCGATCGAGGGCGCCGGCAGCCGTGCCCCGGAACTGGCCAAGGCGTACGTCGCCGCGGTGCGCGAAATCGTCAAGAACCTTGGCGTCTCGGACGCCCGGATGGAACGCGGTAACGTCCGCTGCGACGCGAACGTCTCGCTCCGCCCGCACGGCCGCGAACGCTTCGGCATCCGCTCTGAGACGAAGAACGTCAACTCCTTGCGCGCCGTCGAACACGCTGTCCGCTACGAGATCCAGCGGCACGCCGCCGTGCTGGACTCCGGCGAGCCGGTCACCCAGGAAACCCGCCACTGGCACGAGGACACGCGGACCACGACGTCGGGCCGGGCCAAGTCCGACGCGGACGACTACCGCTACTTCCCGGAACCGGACCTGGTCCCGATCGTCGCGTCCCGTGAGTGGGTCGAGGAACTCCGGGCCACCCTGCCCGAACCGCCGGCCGCGCGCCGCAAGCGCCTGCAGGCCGCCTGGGGCTACTCCGAGCTCGAATTCCGCGACGTCGTCAACGCCGGCGTGATGGATGAGATCGAGGAAACCATCGCCGCCGGTGCCACCCCCACGGTGGCCCGCAAATGGTGGATGGGCGAGATTGTCGGACGCGCCAAGAACGCGGACGTCGATCCCGGCCAGCTGGGCGTCGCACCGGCCACCATCGTGGAGCTGAACAAGATGGTCGAGGACGGCAAGATCAACAACAAGATGGCCACCGAGGTGCTCGACGGCGTGCTCGCCGGCGAGGGCACCCCGGCGGAAATCGTCGAAAAGCGCGGCCTGGCCGTGGTCTCCGACGACGGACCCCTGCTGGAAGCCATCGATGCTGCCCTCGCCGCGCAGCCCGGCGTCGCGGACAAGATCCGCGGCGGCAAGATCCAGGCGATCGGTGCCATTGTCGGCGGCGTCATGAAGGCCACCCGCGGGCAGGCGGACGCCGCCCGCGTGCGCGAGCTGATCCTGGAGCGGCTCGGCGTCGAAGGCTGA
- the gatA gene encoding Asp-tRNA(Asn)/Glu-tRNA(Gln) amidotransferase subunit GatA, producing MTETNSELIRSSAAALADKLAAREVSAVEVTQAHLDRIAAVDGQVHAFLHVNTDEALAVAAEVDAIRAAGGAAAEELHALAGVPIAVKDLIVTVGQPTTAGSKILEGWHSPYDATVVKRLRAARMPILGKTNLDEFAMGSSTEHSAFGPTHNPWDLDRIPGGSGGGSAAAVAAFEAPLALGTDTGGSIRQPGAVTGTVGVKPTYGGVSRYGAIAMASSLDQIGPVSRTVLDSALLHQVIGGHDPHDSTSLPDPLDDLVAAARTGNVDGMKIGIIKELHGEGYQAGVENRFNESLELLKAAGAEIVEVSCPNFKYALGAYYLVMPSEASSNLAKFDGVRYGLRVLPEEGPMTIERVMGATRAAGFGDEVKRRIILGTYALSAGYYDAYYGSAQKVRTLIQRDFDAAFAKADVLISPTAPTTAFKLGEKLDDPLAMYLNDVATIPANMAGVPGLSLPGGLADEDGLPVGIQLLAPARQDARLYRVGAVLESLLEAQWGGPLLDRAPSLTAPSLTDDAVASHGGSH from the coding sequence ATGACTGAAACGAACTCCGAACTGATCCGCTCCTCCGCCGCCGCGCTCGCAGACAAGCTCGCTGCCCGCGAAGTGTCCGCCGTCGAGGTCACCCAGGCCCACCTGGACCGCATTGCCGCCGTCGACGGCCAGGTCCATGCCTTCCTGCACGTCAACACCGACGAGGCGCTGGCCGTCGCCGCCGAGGTTGACGCCATCCGCGCCGCCGGCGGTGCTGCCGCCGAGGAACTGCACGCCCTCGCCGGGGTGCCGATTGCCGTCAAGGACCTGATCGTGACCGTCGGCCAGCCCACCACGGCCGGTTCGAAGATCCTCGAGGGCTGGCACAGCCCCTACGACGCCACGGTGGTTAAGCGCCTGCGCGCCGCACGGATGCCGATCCTGGGCAAGACCAACCTGGACGAATTCGCGATGGGCTCCTCCACCGAGCACTCCGCCTTCGGCCCCACCCACAACCCCTGGGACCTGGACCGCATCCCCGGCGGCTCCGGCGGCGGCTCCGCAGCCGCCGTCGCCGCCTTCGAGGCGCCGCTGGCCCTCGGCACCGACACCGGCGGTTCCATCCGCCAGCCCGGCGCCGTCACCGGCACCGTCGGCGTCAAGCCCACCTACGGCGGCGTCTCCCGCTACGGCGCGATTGCGATGGCCTCCTCGCTCGACCAGATCGGCCCGGTCTCCCGCACGGTGCTTGACTCGGCCCTGCTGCACCAGGTCATCGGCGGCCACGACCCGCACGATTCAACCTCGCTGCCGGACCCGCTGGACGACCTTGTGGCCGCCGCCCGGACCGGCAACGTGGACGGCATGAAGATCGGCATCATCAAGGAGCTCCACGGCGAGGGCTACCAGGCCGGCGTCGAGAACCGCTTCAACGAATCCCTTGAGCTGCTCAAGGCCGCGGGCGCCGAGATCGTCGAGGTTTCCTGCCCCAACTTCAAGTACGCGCTGGGTGCCTACTACCTGGTCATGCCCTCCGAGGCGTCCTCCAACCTCGCCAAGTTCGACGGCGTCCGGTACGGCCTGCGGGTCCTGCCCGAAGAGGGTCCGATGACGATCGAACGCGTCATGGGTGCCACCCGGGCCGCCGGCTTCGGCGACGAGGTCAAGCGCCGCATCATCCTGGGCACCTACGCCCTGAGCGCCGGCTACTACGACGCCTACTACGGCTCGGCCCAGAAGGTGCGCACGCTGATCCAGCGCGACTTCGACGCCGCGTTCGCGAAAGCGGACGTCCTGATCTCCCCGACTGCCCCCACCACGGCCTTCAAGCTCGGCGAGAAGCTCGACGACCCGCTGGCCATGTACCTCAACGACGTCGCCACCATCCCCGCCAACATGGCAGGCGTGCCCGGGCTGTCCCTGCCCGGCGGCCTCGCCGACGAGGACGGCCTGCCCGTCGGCATCCAGCTGCTGGCTCCGGCCCGCCAGGATGCCCGGCTGTACCGCGTCGGTGCTGTGCTCGAGTCCCTGCTCGAGGCGCAGTGGGGCGGTCCGCTCCTGGATCGTGCTCCCTCACTGACGGCCCCTTCCCTGACCGATGACGCCGTTGCAAGCCACGGAGGTTCCCACTAA
- the gatC gene encoding Asp-tRNA(Asn)/Glu-tRNA(Gln) amidotransferase subunit GatC yields the protein MAAINRDDVAHLAQLAHIEMSAEELDRMAGELAVIVDSVKSVSEAAGVDVPATSHPIPLTNVFRDDVVGHTFTAEQALSGAPDAHEGRFKVPAILDED from the coding sequence ATGGCTGCGATCAACCGCGACGACGTCGCGCATCTCGCGCAACTCGCGCACATCGAGATGAGTGCCGAAGAGCTGGACAGGATGGCCGGCGAACTCGCCGTCATCGTCGATTCGGTGAAGTCCGTCAGTGAGGCCGCCGGTGTTGACGTCCCGGCCACGTCCCACCCGATTCCGCTGACCAATGTGTTCCGCGACGACGTCGTGGGCCACACCTTCACGGCCGAACAGGCGCTCTCCGGCGCTCCCGATGCACACGAAGGCCGCTTCAAGGTCCCGGCAATCCTGGACGAGGACTAA
- a CDS encoding CitMHS family transporter — protein sequence MLVLLGFAMIAVFMVLIMTKKLTPVLALIIVPTIFGLFAGAGLGIGPMVMDSMKSMTSTAALLMFAIIYFGLMIDVGLFDPLVRFILRKLGNDPAKVVVGTAILAAAVSLDGDGSTTFILTTAAMLPVYLRLKMSPVVLTCVAGLANGTMNILPWGGPTARAATALKLDVNDVFVPMVPSLIAGLVVVLVFSWLLGLQERNRLRTVAPEIWGDGGTFEGGTFDGGSAPTGGTGRRASGGKGSTPPAGLPTGGGSVAVLERTEVLVDDHDTAMADTALDPNRKTLRPKLFWFNLGLTVAVMGTLVANIIPLPFVFMVGSAIALLVNFPKVKEQGAQLIAHAPSIVAVVSMVMAAAVLTGVLNGTGMVKAMSEWLVQIIPADMGPFMAIITGVLSIPMTFFMSNDAFYFGVLPVLSETAAHYGVSAADMARASITGQPFHLQSPLVPAILLLVSLANVDLGDHHKKVLWRTGVISLVMLAVGVLTGAIGIG from the coding sequence GTGCTGGTATTACTAGGATTCGCCATGATCGCGGTATTCATGGTGCTGATCATGACGAAGAAGTTGACGCCAGTGCTGGCGCTGATCATCGTCCCCACAATTTTCGGGCTTTTCGCCGGTGCTGGTCTCGGCATCGGACCCATGGTCATGGACTCCATGAAGTCGATGACGTCCACGGCAGCCCTGCTGATGTTCGCCATCATCTACTTCGGCCTGATGATCGACGTCGGGCTCTTCGACCCCCTGGTCCGTTTCATCCTGCGCAAGCTCGGCAATGACCCCGCCAAGGTAGTCGTCGGCACGGCGATCCTCGCAGCGGCGGTCTCCCTGGACGGCGACGGCTCCACCACCTTCATCCTCACCACCGCGGCCATGCTGCCGGTATACCTGCGCCTCAAGATGAGCCCCGTAGTCCTGACCTGCGTGGCGGGCCTCGCCAACGGCACCATGAACATTCTCCCGTGGGGCGGCCCCACAGCACGTGCGGCAACCGCGCTGAAGCTCGACGTCAACGATGTCTTCGTTCCGATGGTCCCGTCCCTCATCGCAGGGCTCGTCGTCGTGCTGGTCTTCTCCTGGCTGCTCGGCCTGCAGGAACGCAACCGCCTCCGCACCGTCGCACCGGAAATCTGGGGCGACGGCGGCACCTTCGAGGGCGGCACGTTCGACGGCGGATCAGCGCCCACCGGCGGCACCGGCCGCCGCGCTTCCGGAGGCAAGGGTTCCACTCCTCCGGCCGGACTCCCCACGGGCGGCGGCTCCGTTGCAGTCCTGGAACGCACTGAAGTCCTCGTCGATGACCACGACACGGCCATGGCGGACACTGCGCTGGACCCCAACCGCAAGACCCTTCGTCCCAAGCTGTTCTGGTTCAACCTCGGCCTGACGGTTGCCGTCATGGGAACGCTCGTTGCCAACATCATTCCGCTCCCGTTCGTCTTCATGGTCGGTTCCGCCATCGCCCTGCTGGTCAACTTCCCCAAGGTCAAGGAGCAGGGTGCCCAGCTGATCGCCCACGCACCGTCCATCGTCGCCGTCGTCAGCATGGTGATGGCCGCCGCCGTCCTCACCGGTGTCCTCAACGGCACGGGCATGGTCAAGGCAATGTCGGAATGGCTCGTCCAGATCATCCCCGCTGACATGGGCCCGTTCATGGCCATCATCACCGGCGTCCTGAGCATCCCGATGACGTTCTTCATGAGCAACGACGCCTTCTACTTCGGCGTCCTGCCGGTCCTCAGCGAAACGGCTGCCCACTACGGCGTCAGCGCCGCCGACATGGCCCGGGCTTCCATCACCGGACAGCCATTCCACCTGCAGAGCCCGCTGGTTCCGGCCATCCTGCTCCTGGTCTCCCTCGCCAACGTGGACCTCGGCGACCACCACAAGAAGGTCCTCTGGCGCACCGGCGTCATCTCCCTGGTCATGCTGGCCGTAGGAGTCCTGACCGGAGCCATCGGCATCGGCTAA
- a CDS encoding sensor histidine kinase — MQRLARRRSTGRTPLRFSTQTLLLQLGVVALAVLLSAAVHAWLTYDRLGREAESQALTLARTVASDPAVRADVQQISAQPGTPPAAELLTGPLMAAAEGARTRTGALFVVITDETGLRLAHPDADRLGERVSTDPSEALAGKEVTTRNTGTLGPSAGAKVPVFAPGSQAVIGEVSVGYSTETIGQSLARDIIPIALTAAGALLAGVLGSFLLRRRLQRLTLGLEPEEISTLVHDQVAVLQGVDDGVIGIAADGRISVFNAAAQRLLDLPDLAGAPWDAAQVPAQLRALTSADAAEGDAVEFVAGGRVLVASARKALHGREDLGWVVMLRDRTELQQLTQQLDAVGTMSTALRAQRHEFANQLHTIAGFMSIGQHQQAREYVARLAATGPLKFPVDQAELLQDPYLQAFLGAKGVEADERGVSLRLGPETLVRGQVIEPQEVTTVLGNLIDNAVNAAVAGSAAERWVEVEVLDEPGTGAGPGTLHIVVGDSGDGLPAGAVDGDEVFTEGFTTSDRPVRAGAGQGLGLALARQLARRRGGDVRVLDRGSPGGPGAVFMATLPGTTLNGKDSDA, encoded by the coding sequence GTGCAGCGCTTAGCCCGCCGGCGTTCAACCGGCCGGACTCCCCTGCGTTTTTCCACCCAGACCCTCCTGCTGCAGCTGGGTGTCGTGGCCCTCGCCGTCCTCCTCAGCGCGGCCGTCCATGCCTGGCTAACCTACGACAGGCTGGGCCGCGAGGCCGAGAGCCAGGCGCTGACGCTGGCACGGACCGTAGCCTCCGATCCCGCGGTGCGGGCGGACGTGCAGCAAATCAGCGCACAGCCCGGCACCCCGCCGGCCGCCGAACTCCTCACCGGCCCCCTGATGGCCGCGGCCGAGGGTGCCCGCACCCGGACCGGAGCGCTGTTCGTTGTCATCACGGACGAGACCGGCCTGCGCCTGGCCCACCCCGACGCCGACCGCCTGGGCGAACGCGTCAGCACCGACCCCTCGGAGGCCCTTGCGGGCAAGGAGGTCACCACCCGGAACACCGGCACGCTGGGACCGTCGGCCGGCGCCAAGGTCCCCGTGTTCGCGCCGGGCTCGCAGGCGGTGATCGGTGAAGTCAGCGTGGGCTACTCCACGGAAACCATCGGCCAGAGCCTGGCCCGGGACATCATCCCGATCGCCCTTACCGCCGCCGGAGCCCTGCTCGCCGGAGTGCTTGGCTCCTTCCTGCTGCGGCGCCGCCTGCAACGGCTCACGCTGGGCCTCGAGCCGGAGGAGATCAGCACCCTGGTGCATGACCAGGTAGCCGTGCTGCAAGGCGTGGACGACGGCGTCATCGGGATCGCCGCCGACGGCCGGATCAGCGTCTTCAACGCCGCGGCCCAGCGGCTCCTGGACCTGCCTGACTTGGCCGGCGCACCATGGGACGCGGCCCAGGTCCCGGCCCAGCTGCGGGCCCTCACCAGCGCCGACGCCGCCGAGGGGGACGCGGTGGAATTCGTGGCCGGCGGCCGGGTCCTGGTGGCGAGCGCGCGCAAGGCGCTGCACGGCCGGGAGGACCTCGGCTGGGTGGTCATGCTCCGGGACCGCACCGAGCTCCAGCAGCTCACCCAGCAGCTCGACGCCGTCGGCACCATGTCCACCGCACTGCGGGCCCAGCGCCACGAGTTCGCCAACCAGCTGCACACGATCGCCGGGTTCATGAGCATCGGCCAGCACCAGCAGGCCCGCGAGTACGTGGCCCGGCTGGCGGCGACCGGGCCGCTGAAGTTCCCGGTGGACCAGGCCGAGCTGCTCCAGGATCCCTACCTCCAGGCCTTCCTCGGCGCCAAGGGCGTCGAGGCCGACGAGCGCGGCGTGAGCCTGCGTCTGGGCCCGGAAACCCTGGTCCGCGGCCAGGTCATCGAGCCGCAGGAAGTTACCACCGTCCTTGGAAACCTCATCGACAATGCGGTGAACGCCGCCGTCGCCGGCTCCGCCGCCGAGCGGTGGGTGGAGGTGGAGGTCCTCGACGAACCCGGTACGGGCGCCGGACCCGGAACCCTGCACATCGTCGTCGGAGACTCAGGTGACGGCCTGCCGGCCGGAGCGGTGGACGGGGATGAGGTGTTCACGGAGGGCTTCACGACGTCGGACCGCCCTGTCCGCGCCGGCGCCGGGCAGGGCCTGGGGCTGGCTCTGGCGCGGCAGCTAGCGCGCCGCCGCGGCGGCGACGTGCGGGTGCTGGACCGGGGCTCCCCCGGCGGGCCGGGCGCCGTTTTCATGGCGACCCTGCCGGGAACGACATTGAACGGGAAGGATAGCGATGCCTGA
- a CDS encoding response regulator → MPEDFRVLIVDDDFHVAKLHAAYVDSVAGFLALPPAGSASLALQAIHSLRPDLILLDVYLPDASGLDLLHQLDVDTMILSAASDTASLRLAFRRGALGYLLKPFTAESLSQQLRSYARYRRILAQPGSVTQDTVERAKRALIPGDVIASAKPRSATEAAVLESLEPGEQYSAAEVATRVGVSRATAQRYLSSLADDGAVDIQLRYGATGRPEHRYGLPAGAGG, encoded by the coding sequence ATGCCTGAGGATTTCCGGGTGCTGATTGTGGACGATGATTTCCACGTCGCCAAGCTGCACGCAGCCTACGTGGATTCGGTGGCCGGCTTCCTGGCGCTGCCGCCGGCCGGATCGGCCTCCCTGGCGCTGCAGGCCATCCACAGCCTGCGGCCGGACCTGATCCTGCTGGACGTGTACCTGCCGGACGCGTCGGGACTGGACCTGCTGCACCAGCTGGATGTGGACACCATGATCCTCAGCGCCGCCTCGGACACGGCGTCCCTCCGGCTCGCGTTCCGGCGCGGCGCGCTCGGCTACCTGCTCAAGCCGTTCACGGCCGAGTCCCTCTCGCAGCAGCTCCGGTCCTATGCCCGCTACCGGCGGATCCTGGCCCAGCCCGGGTCCGTCACCCAGGACACGGTGGAGCGGGCCAAGCGCGCGCTGATCCCGGGGGACGTCATCGCCTCGGCCAAGCCACGGTCCGCTACCGAGGCGGCCGTGCTCGAATCACTGGAACCAGGGGAACAGTATTCGGCGGCCGAGGTCGCCACGCGGGTGGGCGTGTCCCGGGCGACCGCGCAACGGTACCTGTCGTCATTGGCGGACGACGGCGCCGTCGATATCCAGCTGCGCTACGGCGCCACCGGACGGCCCGAGCACCGGTACGGGCTGCCGGCCGGCGCGGGCGGCTAG
- a CDS encoding GNAT family N-acetyltransferase: MPSQIRIRPAVPADFDAIARITRDAYLAAGYFEDAEHPYMRQIQDVAKRAAKATIWVAERDSTVVGSVTLAVAGEPYADIARSDELEFRMLVVDPAVQRSGAGMAMVRAILDHARALPGIRAVALTTGMTWESAHGLYRKTGFVRVPERDWLVPDTDIRLLVYRQEL, encoded by the coding sequence GTGCCTTCGCAGATCCGTATCCGACCCGCAGTTCCCGCTGACTTCGACGCGATTGCGCGCATCACCCGGGACGCCTATCTGGCCGCGGGCTACTTCGAGGACGCCGAGCACCCGTACATGCGGCAGATCCAAGACGTCGCCAAGCGCGCCGCGAAGGCGACGATCTGGGTGGCGGAGCGGGACAGCACGGTGGTGGGGTCCGTGACGCTTGCCGTCGCCGGCGAGCCGTACGCGGACATCGCCCGCAGCGACGAACTGGAATTCCGCATGCTCGTGGTGGATCCCGCCGTCCAACGCAGCGGCGCCGGAATGGCCATGGTCCGCGCCATCCTCGACCACGCCAGGGCGCTGCCCGGAATCCGCGCCGTAGCCCTCACCACGGGCATGACCTGGGAAAGTGCGCACGGCCTGTACCGGAAAACCGGGTTTGTCCGGGTTCCGGAACGCGACTGGCTGGTGCCCGATACGGACATCAGGCTGCTTGTGTACCGCCAGGAGCTGTAA
- a CDS encoding inositol monophosphatase family protein: protein MSAARGDARGDAASGPEPGALLELARAAAAAGAAVLAGRNAAQLGASNKGDPGDWVTAFDLAAEKAVRGVLNSARPRDTITGEEGGTVLPDSASGYRWSVDPLDGTTNFIRNIVYYGTSVAVADPDGAWLAGVVNAPALGRTYYASRGGGAWLEENGRQTQLFGPVPGRHGQILATGFNYDPGVRAEQAEGLGLLMDGFADVRRLGSAALDLCLVADGTIDAFGERGLNEHDFAAGALIAEEAGCWVRRPRLTSPLAGGPSDEERLAAWTCAGGLEFSGKFPL from the coding sequence ATGAGTGCTGCCCGGGGTGATGCCCGTGGCGATGCGGCGTCCGGCCCGGAGCCGGGCGCCCTGCTGGAGCTGGCCCGGGCCGCGGCGGCGGCCGGCGCGGCAGTCCTTGCCGGCCGGAACGCGGCCCAACTCGGCGCCAGCAACAAGGGCGACCCGGGGGACTGGGTGACAGCGTTCGACCTCGCCGCGGAGAAAGCCGTCCGCGGCGTGCTGAACTCCGCCCGGCCGCGGGACACCATCACCGGCGAAGAGGGCGGCACCGTGCTGCCGGATTCGGCGAGCGGCTACCGCTGGTCCGTTGATCCGCTGGACGGCACCACCAACTTCATCCGCAACATTGTCTACTACGGCACCTCGGTGGCGGTGGCGGATCCCGACGGCGCCTGGCTGGCCGGCGTCGTTAATGCGCCTGCGCTGGGGCGGACGTACTACGCCTCCCGCGGCGGCGGAGCCTGGCTTGAGGAGAACGGCCGGCAGACGCAGCTGTTCGGGCCGGTGCCCGGCCGCCACGGGCAGATCCTCGCCACCGGTTTCAACTACGATCCGGGTGTCCGTGCCGAACAGGCGGAGGGCCTGGGCCTCCTGATGGATGGCTTCGCCGACGTCCGCCGGCTCGGCTCCGCTGCCCTGGACCTCTGCCTCGTCGCGGACGGCACCATTGATGCCTTCGGCGAACGCGGCCTCAACGAGCACGACTTCGCCGCCGGAGCCCTGATCGCGGAGGAGGCAGGCTGCTGGGTGCGCCGCCCCCGCCTCACCAGCCCGCTGGCCGGCGGCCCGTCCGACGAGGAACGCCTGGCGGCCTGGACCTGCGCCGGCGGCCTGGAGTTTTCGGGCAAATTCCCGCTCTGA